CACCTTCTCCCAGTTTTACGGCTATATGTTTGTGCACGATCTCTTTAAAATCCTCAATACTGCCTTCAGCTATCAATAAATGAAAAGTGTTTGTGCCGAGGTCCATTACGGCGAAGCGCTTGTCCATGCCTCTAAAATAAATAATCCCTCGAATTGTTTAGGGTCAGAGGGATTATTGGAAAATTATTGTGACTGAGATTACTCCTTATAAAAGAACCATTTGGCCAACTCCTTAAAGCTGGTTTTTTTGCCATACATCAAAATACCAACCCGATATATCCTTGCAGCTACATAAGTACAAAAGATAAAGGCCACTACCATTAATCCCATTGACAATCCCAACTGCCAGGGTGGAACGACGAACGGGATACGCACCATCATGGCCACCGGAGCTGTAAACGGTATAATAGATAGCCAAACTGCCAATGTGCTGTCAGGCGCCTGGAACAAATACGATACTGATAGAATATATGTGAACAACAAAGGCAACGTTATTGGAAACATAAATTGCTGTGTTTCAGTTTCGCTGTCAACTGCCGAGCCTACCGCTGCAAACAGTGCGCTGTACAACAGGAAGCCCGTTAGCCAGTAAAAGCCGAAGCAAGCCAGTTCATAACCGGCGCTTGAAGCCATGGTTTGGACGAATTTAAAGGTAGAGCTTTGCGATGCCCCGTTCTGACCTAATAGCTTGCCAACCAGGTAAGATAAGACGATCCACAAGGCAAATTGCGTGAGCCCAACCAGCCCAACGCCAATAATTTTACCCGCCATTAGCTGGAACGGCTTTACCGAAGAAACAATTACTTCGATAATGCGGCTTGTTTTCTCTTCAATAACGCCACGCATAACCTGTGCGCCGTAAATAAACAACGACATGTAAATAAGAATGGCCCCGGCAAAAGCCAGCGCGTAGGCCGACCCGATATTGGCATTTTTATCACCTTCAGCGGTCATTTCGCGCGTTTTTAGCACTATGTTACTTTTAACGCTATGGAGCCGCGCGGTATCTATACCCATTTTTACAAGGCTTTCGTTCGACGCGATATTATTCATTTGTTGCTGAATTTCATCCGAAAGCGCAAGTGTGTTCTTTTTTCGGGCAAACAATTCCGCAGTATCGTTTTTCCCTTCGGGGATCATCAGGACAATGTCGTCGTCATTAAGCGAGGCCTTTACGGAGTCAAGCGGCTTATTGGTATTTTGGAATTTTAAAGTTTTTGTACTTGTAAATTTATCCTGGAACTGGTGACTGTTATCAATAACGTTGACGATATGAATCGTCTGGTTTTTGTTGTTAGCCAGGTAGGAAATGGTTGCAAACATGCCGCCAAATAATGAAGGAACCAGCAAAGTCATGACTATGAATGCCCTTTTCCTTACACGGGTGGTATATTCACGCTGGATGATCAAAAAAATCTTATTCATGGTCAGGCTGATTTTTGGTTGACTTTTTCAATAAATATTTCGTTCATGCTCGGTATTACTTCTTTCAGCATATTAATATGCACTTTGGGTAACAGGTAGTGTAATACGTCGTTTGAACTTTTACCTTCGTTAAGTTTAACACGAATGGTAAAACTGTTATCTTCTCCGGCAAGTTCATCTAATACATCATAAGGCTGCTTGCTATCCTTGTCAACGCGGTTGCCAATATATTCCACCAGGTAGGTGTCATTCCGGTAAGCATCCTTGATGGCCTTGATCCTGCCATCAAGTATTTTATGTGAAAGGTTTATCAGCGCTATAGCGTCGCAAAGTTCCTCAACCGATTCCATGCGGTGGGTGGAAAATAGGATAGTAGCCCCCTTACGGTTCAGTTCCAGGATCTCATCCTTGATCAGCTCGGCATTTACCGGGTCGAAACCACTGAAAGGTTCATCTAATATGATCAGGTCAGGCTCGTGCAGCACCGTAGCTACAAATTGCGCCTTTTGCTGCATACCTTTTGATAGTTCTTCAATCTTCTTTTTCCACCAGGTTTCCATACCTAGTTTTTCAAACCATAATTTCAGCCGGCGGGTAGCTTCGTCCCTGCTCAAACCTTTCAGCCTCGCCAGGTAGATCATTTGCTCGCCTATCTCCATTTTTTTGTACAGGCCGCGTTCCTCGGGTAGATAACCGATGCGGTTGATATGCGATTGGTTAAGCTTTTCGCCGTTGAAATATACCTCGCCTGAATCGGGAGCTGTGATTTGGTTAATAATGCGTATGAGTGAAGTTTTGCCGGCGCCGTTCGGACCTAAAAGTCCGAATATCTGCCCGTTTTCTACTTCCAAACTCACATCGCTTAATGCCTTATGACCGGCATACTGCTTTTCGATGTGTCGAATACTAAGCATATTGTTGTGGATCAGTTTTGGTAATAAGATAGCACAATGGCCTATTTGTTACGATAAAGGTATCAATTATTGCCGGGTGGTATTGATGTTGAAGGTAGCTTATTCAACTTAGTTCTTATAATTTCTATCGATTCCTTCTGTCTTGAGACTATCACATACAAACATCCTTTATAAACCATGGTGTGCGGATAACCGTATTGTCCGCCTTTCCATAAACCGGCTTTTTTTAATTTGTATGGTTCATCGGCTATAATATAGTTCTTGTCGAACAATTCGCCGTTGTTTGATAGTGATAAAACGAGCGGTGTACGATCGTAGTGATGCAGGGTATCGGGAATACCAACATAGTAAAAGCGTTTGTCGGGCAGGCGGCCAAAATGAAACTTGCTGTCATTATCAGAAAATGCTGTTTCAACCGGGTGCGACCATTTTTTGCCATTGTCGCTGCTTTCGGTTAGCCACAGTCGGCCTTTCCACCCTTTTCCCGTAACTCTTAGCAGCATGTGAAGGACACTGTCATCGGTTTGGAAAAACGATCCCTCGCATAATGGGGGTAAGCCAAGTTTTGCAGCCGGGGCATAAAAGGTAGCGGAATTATCCTGCGAGTAAAGCGAGTCGGGGTAAAAGCAGCTCATCTTCCAGCCAGATAATCCGGACGCGTCATCAGTATAAGGGAAAGTAAAATTACCACTGATGATGAGCCTGCCGCTCTTTGTCATTTCGGGCCCATGATTTGGAATAAGCGGAACATGCATATCTATAGCAGTACTCCAATGCATGCCATCGATGCTGGTTTTTGCCCAAAGGTGAGTGTTGGTACGGTGTTTTGTATATTCTCCGTAATAAGCCACCAATCTGCCACCGTGCTGGTATAATCCCGCAGCCGTAAGTACGGTCAACGTATCATGGTCAAGGCGTGGTGACGCCAAAACAGCAGGAGCCGACCAATGGATACAATCCGTGGAGACCGAAAAAATCACGCGCTGACCCGGCGAGTCTTCATCTATCAGGCCGTTTGACCAAAGTGCAATAAACTTATTTTTGAAATGAATAATTGACGGGTGATGATTGTAAAGCCAGCTTTTACCCGGAGAGTAGATCATACTCCGCCCGATCTTTAAATGAGGCACGCCGGCTTCGGTCCGGTAATTATTCCGGATAGGTGAATGGTTTTGGCCGTTTGCGCTGTGGCAGGTAATAAATAAGAGTGTGATATATATCGGGAGCTTGATTTTTTTCATTACGGGTTATTACTTTGATATTCGATAGATGGCGCTTAAAAGTAATAATTTGATACCTTAGATGTTATGATGAGAAGTCTTATTATCCTTTTTTGCTTTGGCATAACAGCAATAAATGGTGCTTATGCGCAAAAAAACACGTCTAAACCAGTCAATATCATATTCGATAGTGACATGGGTCCCGATTATGACGATGCAGGCGCCATAACCATCCTGCATGCGCTGGCCGATAAGGGTGACTGCAAAATACTTGCTACCATAGCCAGTACAAAATACGAAAGAGTTGCAGGGGTGTTCAGTGTGTTCAACACTTATTTCAACAGGCCGGGCATACCGGTCGGCGTACCTAAGGGCGATGCCCTTGAATTGCGCGACTGGCAGCATTGGACAGATACACTGTTGGCCAAATATCCGCATAAACTCAAAAGTAATACAGATGCCTGGGACGCAGTAGAACTTTACCGGAAGGTACTGGCAGCGCAGCCCGATAAAAGTGTAACGGTTGTAACGGTAGGCT
Above is a window of Mucilaginibacter ginsenosidivorans DNA encoding:
- a CDS encoding ABC transporter permease, translating into MNKIFLIIQREYTTRVRKRAFIVMTLLVPSLFGGMFATISYLANNKNQTIHIVNVIDNSHQFQDKFTSTKTLKFQNTNKPLDSVKASLNDDDIVLMIPEGKNDTAELFARKKNTLALSDEIQQQMNNIASNESLVKMGIDTARLHSVKSNIVLKTREMTAEGDKNANIGSAYALAFAGAILIYMSLFIYGAQVMRGVIEEKTSRIIEVIVSSVKPFQLMAGKIIGVGLVGLTQFALWIVLSYLVGKLLGQNGASQSSTFKFVQTMASSAGYELACFGFYWLTGFLLYSALFAAVGSAVDSETETQQFMFPITLPLLFTYILSVSYLFQAPDSTLAVWLSIIPFTAPVAMMVRIPFVVPPWQLGLSMGLMVVAFIFCTYVAARIYRVGILMYGKKTSFKELAKWFFYKE
- a CDS encoding ABC transporter ATP-binding protein, with product MLSIRHIEKQYAGHKALSDVSLEVENGQIFGLLGPNGAGKTSLIRIINQITAPDSGEVYFNGEKLNQSHINRIGYLPEERGLYKKMEIGEQMIYLARLKGLSRDEATRRLKLWFEKLGMETWWKKKIEELSKGMQQKAQFVATVLHEPDLIILDEPFSGFDPVNAELIKDEILELNRKGATILFSTHRMESVEELCDAIALINLSHKILDGRIKAIKDAYRNDTYLVEYIGNRVDKDSKQPYDVLDELAGEDNSFTIRVKLNEGKSSNDVLHYLLPKVHINMLKEVIPSMNEIFIEKVNQKSA
- a CDS encoding exo-alpha-sialidase, with protein sequence MKKIKLPIYITLLFITCHSANGQNHSPIRNNYRTEAGVPHLKIGRSMIYSPGKSWLYNHHPSIIHFKNKFIALWSNGLIDEDSPGQRVIFSVSTDCIHWSAPAVLASPRLDHDTLTVLTAAGLYQHGGRLVAYYGEYTKHRTNTHLWAKTSIDGMHWSTAIDMHVPLIPNHGPEMTKSGRLIISGNFTFPYTDDASGLSGWKMSCFYPDSLYSQDNSATFYAPAAKLGLPPLCEGSFFQTDDSVLHMLLRVTGKGWKGRLWLTESSDNGKKWSHPVETAFSDNDSKFHFGRLPDKRFYYVGIPDTLHHYDRTPLVLSLSNNGELFDKNYIIADEPYKLKKAGLWKGGQYGYPHTMVYKGCLYVIVSRQKESIEIIRTKLNKLPSTSIPPGNN